The window ATGTGCCGGGGTTTGTTTCGAAGAGAAGGACGCGGGGAGCATGGAGGTGTGTAAGGTGACAACGGCGGAGGAGGCTGTCAGTATTTTGCTGCCGCAAACACCAGAGAAAGCCAGGGAGATGGTGAGGTTGTCATTTTATAAACCACCACCCAGCATGCCTTCTTGTTTTCTCTGGGACTTCATTGAGGTTAGTCATCGTGTGTTCTATAACATAACATTTCATCCATCGATATTGATTCTAGAGAACACAGTGcttgattataaattattccTTGCATTGCTGCTGATACGCTTAATAATaggaaaattaagtttttctgaTGAACATGCGACTAGTTTCATCGCAGactgccccccccccccaaaaaaaaaaaaagaatcaagagGAAGAATAATAGATTGAATGCTTGAAACACGAGATCTAGCTTTCAAGTCAAATGTTTCGAATATTCAACTATGGAGCAAGGTGTTTCAAACATTCGTCCCTAATTTTCCTtggttttgcaatgatattagGACATGTATAGAGTTAGATCAAATGTCATCTTGTAAAGCTCCCTCCACGTCTGGTCTTTATTGCCCTCTCCTCGTCAACAAATTAATATCATCCAATGGATCCCTGTCAGCATtggaaaaaacaacaagaaaaagcCAAAAACATGAACAATTCCATCGGTCACGTTCATTGGTTCATAAAATAAATGGATAAATTGTGCAATTCGCATGtaaaatgcaaataaataaatagtgaaATAACATTTAAGTCAAAAGTTTTGGGCCTTTTGGCAAGATAGTATATTCGTGAATGCATTGAGAATcgtgaaatttttttcattgatatcacggtttttaattgtaatatttatttaaatttaagattaattgtactattatttcataaaaaaaaatcataaaattatcaagattttcaaaattaaaatcctgttataaaatttttaaaatttaaaaatttaatactcAAATTATTGACTTTATAgctacttcaaaaaaaattaacctttagaaacttttataaaaattttaaaagaatatcataatcgaataaaaagttataaattttttaaattattattttagtttagcAATATGCTCTTGTCTAaaactattatattattaaatagactaaattgaaattaacaaatgagaaaaaaaggaataagACAATCCCTTTATGATTGAACCAAAATTCATTCTATATATCTTCattcaactcaaaaaaaaaaaaaatcaaatcgaaagACTTTCCTAATTCAGGTAAAAAAGCAATACATACTTTATTTTTACAAGTTGACAAGAAAAATTGCTTTCAACttgaatagaagaaaaaaaagatattaacccaaattaattaatataacacAAAAAGGTACAATTTAgatgaaaaaactgaaaaatgatatttttttaacaagaatgaaataaaaaaatcctttaacattcaagataatattactaaaaaatacaaagttataaaatccaaaaagaatCATGTTCGGGTTTAAGATTCAGGTTGAACAAATTAATTCCagttaattcatttatttttttataaaaaattaaactaaattttaactATATTGTAAATTGACCGGTTCaattaattgggttaaattTAGTTAACTTtgtgttgatttgttttttaaaaatggttTCAGACAAGGACCAGATCCGCACAACCAGGTTCTGTAATTGTAAAAAGAAGAGAGTTTTACTTATCTTATTACGaagcctaaaaataaaaacacctctacaggagaaaaaaagaagaagaaaaatctacaaaacaagaaattagAGAACCACCTCTGGAGTAACTTAAAATGTTTTATCCCCCCATCCCCATAGaagaccaccaccaccaccaccaccgatCATCTTTCTCTTTCGGTCACGTTTTTTCATATATTCTCATCATAATAGAATCCGTATAATTCTTTCACAATCTTTTATTTCTCACCAAGCTGATCACAAAATATTTCTGAAACTAAAACCGCACAAGAACCCCCTATCCCTCGCTAATCTCCTCCCCTAAAGAAACTTACCCCGATGGCAAAGTGCTTTAGTTTTGCTGCAACACAGGACTCATGCTACCGTTACTCCTTCACTCGAGCAGGCCTAAAATCATCCACAACCGACCTCGGCGACGGCACGATCATGCACTGTTGGATCCCAAAGAGACACAAACCATCAAGACCTACGTTACTATTAATCCACGGCTTCGGTGCCAACGCAATGTGGCAATTCAACGGTCTAATCCCCCAGTTCATGCCCAGATTCAACGTTTATGTACCGGACCTCCTATTCTTCGGAGAATCCTACACAACAAGAGCAGAAAGGTCCGAGTCGTTCCAAGCGCAATGCGTTATGAGCCTAATGGAGGCCCAAAAAGTAACCAAGATGGACGTGTTTGGGCTGAGCTATGGCGGGTTCGTGGCGTATAGCATGGCGGCACAGTTTAAAGAGCGCGTGGGGCGCGTGGCTCTAGGATGTGCCGGGGTGTGTTTTGAAGAGAAGGATGTGGGTGAAGGAGGGGTGTTTAAGGTGGTGACAAGTATTGAGGAAGCTGCTGAGGTCTTGATTCCACAAACACCTGAAAAAGCTAGACAGTTGGTGCGGTTGTCTTTTTATAAACCACCATCCAGTATGCCCTCTTGttttcttcaagattttatCGAGGTTAGTTTCAAGCTTTCATGAGTTCGGTGCACACTTCAAAGTTGGATAGATGACATCTCTTGCtttaaaactaagaaaaaagaagaaaaagagtttgcattttctttttttctttaatgtgaGAAAAGCTAAAATGTGCACTTCATTAGTTTACACTTCATATTCATAAAAACGTTTTGAAAAATTCACTATCCTTCACGTCTGAATTCTCGACTTTTAGATTGAACCAACGGCCAAAAACAGCATGCGTCAGACGAACCCTTTCAATAGTGCATAATCGTCAATGCTTTCCTAGCAATGAAGTTATGATGATCTTAGATGTTGCTTTGAACACACATGTAATACGTTTGAGACTTTGTAGATTCATTTGTGGAAGAGTATTGATTATACTTtcagattaaaaacaaatgtgtTTTAAACTTGGTAAGGAAAATAGTTGTATTTAATTCTTTAGGATTTTAGCAAAAAATTGTCATATTCATTGAAGTTGAATGTGTGATTTGATTGCTAACTACCTTGTTAATTCAGTAAGCTATGACGCGTACACATTTTAGTCTACCGACCTTTCCTTTTGTGCATGGGCACAGTTTTATTGCATTGTTTTTAATGACCCTAGTGGTGACTCTTACCTATCCTTTTCTGTGGGGGGACACAATTTCATTGCGCTGGACAGAGTAGTTGTTAATGCAGCTTAACTCTGTATCTACCATTGAGCGTAGGTGAGAAAAAGTTTGGCCCTGAATGAGCCTGCAGCAGATAATTTGATTGCTGTGAATTTTAGAGAGAAAGAGCTCGCATGGCATGAAAAATAGCGGGGCAAAAGAGAGTGTATTCGTAAATCTGCAAAATGAGCagtgttctttttcttttcttttttacttttgacATGCCCATTTGAATATCCCACTCATATTTTAAAGAGGTCGTTCATGATCAACTCTTAATGCAAGATCAATCAGTCACGTTGCagttttataaaactaaaattgtcCATTTATAAAGTCGAA is drawn from Populus nigra chromosome 5, ddPopNigr1.1, whole genome shotgun sequence and contains these coding sequences:
- the LOC133693231 gene encoding uncharacterized protein LOC133693231 isoform X1; translated protein: MAKCFSFAATQDSCYRYSFTRAGLKSSTTDLGDGTIMHCWIPKRHKPSRPTLLLIHGFGANAMWQFNGLIPQFMPRFNVYVPDLLFFGESYTTRAERSESFQAQCVMSLMEAQKVTKMDVFGLSYGGFVAYSMAAQFKERVGRVALGCAGVCFEEKDVGEGGVFKVVTSIEEAAEVLIPQTPEKARQLVRLSFYKPPSSMPSCFLQDFIEVMCTDFRQEKEELIQALHKDRKMSDLPKITQPTLIIWGEHDQVFPLELAHRLERHIGDNAELVIIKNVGHALNAERPKELYKHLKSFFIDSHPLSKQASHGNGTKSD